From Staphylococcus delphini, one genomic window encodes:
- a CDS encoding ketopantoate reductase family protein, with amino-acid sequence MKKIAIAGAGAMGGRIGSQIKEAGYDVKLIDMWEEHVNAINEKGLEIQTETDTYTLEIPAVLPYQVNETFDLVIILTKSMQAEQMLRTLYDNNAINEDTALLSMMNGLGHGDRLSAIVPKTQIFLAVTMWTAGLRGPGQLLLEGQGSIEFQRADGQADERTERINQVFNDAKLNAQISDNVFKSIWSKATLNSVLNPLCTILDKTINEFSQYEKARDIVKPLIAEIVAVAEARGVSLSAEALLEKIEAAYPNEAQGLHYPSMHQDLYNGRYTEVDYLNGQIAKYGRELGIATPNNEMLTHLIHELEMKHVK; translated from the coding sequence ATGAAAAAAATTGCTATTGCTGGTGCAGGGGCTATGGGTGGACGTATCGGGAGCCAAATTAAAGAAGCCGGCTACGATGTAAAATTGATTGATATGTGGGAAGAACATGTGAATGCAATCAATGAAAAAGGACTTGAAATCCAAACAGAAACTGATACTTACACGCTAGAGATTCCTGCTGTTTTGCCATATCAAGTAAACGAAACATTTGATTTAGTGATTATTTTGACGAAATCAATGCAAGCTGAACAAATGTTGCGTACACTTTACGACAACAACGCAATCAATGAAGATACCGCCCTATTGTCTATGATGAATGGTTTAGGTCATGGCGATCGTCTCTCTGCTATCGTTCCAAAAACACAAATTTTCTTAGCTGTAACAATGTGGACAGCTGGTTTGCGTGGACCAGGTCAATTGTTATTAGAAGGACAAGGTTCTATTGAATTCCAACGTGCTGATGGTCAAGCGGATGAACGTACAGAACGTATTAATCAAGTGTTTAATGACGCAAAATTAAACGCTCAAATTAGTGACAATGTATTTAAGTCCATTTGGAGTAAAGCGACATTAAACAGTGTTTTAAACCCGCTTTGTACGATTTTAGACAAAACGATTAATGAATTCAGCCAATATGAAAAAGCACGTGACATTGTTAAACCTCTCATTGCAGAAATCGTCGCAGTTGCAGAAGCGCGCGGTGTCTCATTAAGTGCGGAAGCGTTACTTGAAAAAATTGAAGCGGCATATCCAAATGAAGCACAAGGTTTACACTACCCTTCCATGCATCAAGATTTGTACAACGGGCGCTATACAGAAGTCGACTACTTGAACGGTCAAATCGCAAAGTACGGTCGTGAACTCGGTATTGCTACACCGAATAACGAAATGCTGACACACTTGATTCATGAATTAGAAATGAAACATGTGAAATAA